A single region of the Hemiscyllium ocellatum isolate sHemOce1 chromosome 50 unlocalized genomic scaffold, sHemOce1.pat.X.cur. SUPER_50_unloc_4, whole genome shotgun sequence genome encodes:
- the scnm1 gene encoding sodium channel modifier 1, with protein MAFKREGDDLSQLNVLRKRRVADLLASYIPEDEAVLMRNGRYACSICPRRPVFDTVDMLAVHRRGRKHLTSLQQFYNNKRNLQLEVQKRQHQQHVRQEEGGPSAHQTRSEQAPLLAETRRITHHALRRTAPYSSCSKRGRPGMDGCSLPTCARAAAGNEYPLMAGGGTEPGTVAVSASHSETRPSTCDPLRGAPPTGSSGEQVGSAKRKRSSKRQDTVPTTPPNPERQRQLEHYLKLRSSGWIPDGCGKWIQDETVEFDSDEEEPCLLPPLSP; from the exons ATGGCTTTCAAACGGGAAGGGGACGACCTGAGCCAACTCAACGTGCTGAGG AAGCGACGGGTGGCTGACTTGCTGGCCAGCTACATCCCCGAGGATGAAGCTGTCCTCATGAGGAACGGGAG GTACGCCTGCTCAATCTGCCCGAGGCGGCCAGTCTTCGACACGGTCGACATGTTGGCCGTCCACAGGAGGGGGAGAAAGCATCTGACCA GCCTCCAGCAATTCTACAACAACAAGAGGAACCTGCAGCTTGAAGTTCAGAAACGGCAACACCAGCAGCATGTCCGACAGGAGGAGGGAGGGCCCAGTGCGCACCAG ACTAGGTCGGAGCAGGCCCCCCTCCTGGCTGAAACCCGAAGGATCACCCATCATGCTCTCCGCAGGACAGCTCCCTACAGCAGCTGCAGCAAGAGGGGGCG GCCCGGGATGGATGGCTGCTCCTTACCGACCTGTGCCAGGGCTGCCGCGGGTAACGAATATCCGCTGATGGCTGGAGGAGGCACGGAGCCTGGCACCGTCGCTGTCAGTGCCTCACACTCAGAGACCCGACCGTCAACCTGCGACCCCCTGAGGGGGGCGCCACCTACCG GGTCCAGTGGGGAGCAGGTTGGCAGTGCCAAGAGGAAGAGAAGTTCCAAGCGCCAGGACACAGTCCCAACGACTCCCCCCAACCCCGAGCGACAGAGACAACTGGAACATTACCTGAAGCTGCGCAG CTCAGGGTGGATCCCGGACGGCTGTGGGAAGTGGATCCAGGATGAGACGGTCGAATTCGATTCGGATGAAGAGGAGCCCTGTCTGCTGCCCCCGCTGTCTCCCTGA